A window of Komagataella phaffii GS115 chromosome 1, complete sequence contains these coding sequences:
- a CDS encoding One of 10 subunits of the transport protein particle (TRAPP) complex of the cis-Golgi — MSRILSSAKPIQGIGYDPLIGPQRVEEVEASANNSTSVDHVTPPNFNYDRNLHRMKHDVSLSSFSFLFCELVSWSRERANGIQELEKRLNGLGYTIGLKYLELLGLRENYITNTTTSKNGLNRDIKIIQMLEFIHTTFWKALFGKTADNLERSQDNVCNYMITDNDPLANRYISVPSEFQNFNCSAFVAGIIEGMLDSAYFQADVSAHTVETKENPNRTVFLIQFDEAVIKREQIRFGS; from the coding sequence ATGTCTAGAATTTTATCATCTGCTAAGCCCATTCAAGGCATAGGCTACGATCCTCTTATTGGCCCCCAGCGGGTTGAAGAAGTAGAAGCATCTGCGAATAATAGCACGTCTGTCGATCATGTTACACCCCCAAATTTCAATTACGATCGAAACCTGCATAGGATGAAACACGATGTGTCTCTAAGTTCCTTCAGTTTTCTGTTTTGTGAACTTGTCAGTTGGTCAAGGGAACGTGCGAATGGtattcaagaactggaaaaacGCCTCAATGGTCTTGGTTATACGATAGGTCTTAAATATCTAGAACTTCTAGGGCTGAGAGAAAATTACATTACCAATACAACCACAAGCAAGAATGGACTAAATAGGGACATCAAGATTATCCAGATGTTGGAATTTATACATACCACGTTTTGGAAGGCTTTATTTGGGAAAACAGCGGACAATTTGGAAAGGTCCCAAGATAATGTTTGCAATTACATGATTACTGACAATGACCCATTAGCAAACAGATATATAAGTGTTCCTAGTGAGTTCCAGAACTTCAACTGCAGTGCATTTGTTGCTGGTATCATAGAAGGGATGCTAGATTCAGCATATTTCCAGGCGGATGTTTCTGCTCATACTGTCGAGACCAAGGAAAACCCCAATCGAACTGTCTTCCTTATTCAGTTTGACGAGGCGGTTATCAAACGAGAACAAATCAGATTTGGAAGTTAA